One window of Nitrospirota bacterium genomic DNA carries:
- a CDS encoding DmsE family decaheme c-type cytochrome translates to MISFKMTLPFLLLLMIAFSGCEAIRSAKPVMPIQEYQKMLMGRLDADYVGTNTCLSACHYHDNVRRYFEASTMGAQMSATSHMPLVNCESCHGPGSLAVEGITPESVAADAAEGKQAACKYETLINLKALPAQAQSLMCLNCHSENSSFNLHNWNAGAHTINEVSCFDCHNIHAGPSLITKPQDTRDMCLKCHQAQAAEFSLPSRHPVMEKKLFCTDCHDPHGAVNEGLLIEDTAKETCTRCHGEMEGPNTFEHADLNDDCMTCHSPHGSVNNNLLKVSEPFLCLQCHGGHRTSSASTTKDSKGAFYSRCTDCHSQIHGTDLPSTSGKGMFIN, encoded by the coding sequence GTGATTTCATTTAAAATGACGCTGCCTTTCTTGCTTCTTTTAATGATAGCTTTTTCCGGCTGTGAAGCAATCAGGTCCGCAAAGCCGGTAATGCCGATTCAGGAATATCAAAAGATGCTCATGGGACGTCTTGACGCTGATTATGTCGGGACAAACACCTGTCTCTCGGCCTGCCATTACCATGACAACGTCAGACGCTACTTTGAGGCGAGCACTATGGGAGCGCAAATGTCGGCAACGTCGCATATGCCTCTTGTTAACTGTGAATCCTGTCACGGCCCGGGCAGCCTTGCCGTAGAGGGTATAACACCTGAAAGTGTAGCAGCGGATGCGGCAGAAGGAAAACAGGCCGCGTGCAAGTATGAGACCCTGATCAATCTCAAGGCCCTTCCTGCGCAGGCGCAGTCTCTTATGTGTCTTAATTGTCACTCGGAAAATTCATCATTCAATCTGCATAACTGGAATGCCGGGGCGCATACAATAAATGAGGTTTCCTGTTTTGACTGTCATAACATACACGCGGGGCCGTCTTTAATAACTAAACCCCAGGACACGAGAGATATGTGCCTAAAATGCCACCAGGCACAGGCTGCTGAATTTTCGCTTCCAAGCCGCCACCCGGTGATGGAGAAAAAACTTTTCTGTACGGATTGCCACGATCCTCACGGCGCTGTGAATGAAGGGTTGCTGATTGAGGACACGGCTAAAGAGACATGTACAAGATGCCACGGGGAAATGGAAGGTCCTAATACATTTGAACACGCGGACCTGAATGATGACTGCATGACATGCCACAGTCCTCACGGCTCCGTCAACAACAACCTTCTTAAAGTCAGTGAACCGTTCCTGTGCCTTCAGTGCCACGGCGGACACAGGACTTCAAGCGCCTCGACGACAAAGGATTCTAAAGGGGCCTTCTATTCCCGCTGCACAGACTGCCATTCACAGATACACGGCACGGACCTCCCTTCAACAAGCGGAAAGGGGATGTTTATTAACTAA
- a CDS encoding Ppx/GppA family phosphatase, whose protein sequence is MQNKPLAAIDIGTNTCRLLIADVHFDPKKKTYCIKELFSDRIIARLGEGLHKNKRLNKQAMARGLKALRKFSDALSEYNVTETSAFATSALREAKNRNDFLIKVKEATGLDINIISGEEEARITASGMLTDIVIPKAALLVDIGGGSTELIFARKGKPLSVHSLDLGVVYLAGQYMKNDPPSQEDLIKMDSHISGKIRANVDTYLKLIDHNSKLKTSFIGTAGTITALAAITKKAKRFEHKKIHGTRIKRGKVKCIFHDISTVTAKERAKYLPFEPSRLDIIVPGTLILLKLMEAFDFREITVSNHGLKEGILIELFKEINE, encoded by the coding sequence GTGCAAAACAAACCCCTTGCTGCAATCGACATAGGAACCAATACTTGCAGGCTTTTGATCGCAGATGTTCACTTCGATCCAAAAAAGAAAACCTACTGCATAAAAGAACTTTTCTCCGACAGGATAATTGCGAGGCTCGGAGAAGGCCTTCACAAAAACAAGCGACTTAATAAACAGGCAATGGCAAGAGGGCTGAAGGCCCTCAGAAAATTCAGTGATGCCTTATCAGAGTACAATGTCACTGAAACATCAGCGTTTGCGACAAGCGCGCTCAGAGAGGCAAAGAACAGGAATGATTTCTTAATCAAAGTTAAAGAGGCCACCGGGCTTGATATTAATATCATCAGCGGGGAAGAAGAAGCAAGAATAACCGCATCAGGGATGCTCACGGACATTGTAATACCAAAGGCCGCCCTCCTCGTTGACATCGGTGGGGGAAGCACGGAGCTTATATTCGCAAGAAAAGGGAAACCTTTGTCTGTGCATAGCCTGGACCTCGGTGTCGTTTACCTGGCGGGCCAGTACATGAAGAACGACCCTCCTTCTCAGGAAGATCTGATCAAGATGGACAGCCATATTTCCGGGAAGATCAGAGCGAACGTGGATACGTATTTAAAGCTCATCGATCATAACTCAAAACTCAAAACCTCGTTTATAGGCACGGCAGGGACAATAACAGCCCTTGCCGCAATCACTAAAAAAGCAAAAAGATTTGAGCATAAAAAAATCCACGGAACCAGAATAAAAAGGGGAAAGGTGAAATGCATTTTTCACGATATTTCCACTGTCACCGCTAAAGAGAGAGCAAAATATCTGCCGTTTGAACCTTCGAGGCTTGACATTATAGTGCCGGGAACACTTATACTGTTGAAGCTGATGGAAGCCTTTGACTTCAGGGAGATCACAGTCAGTAATCACGGTTTAAAAGAAGGTATTCTTATTGAGCTTTTCAAGGAAATAAATGAGTAA
- a CDS encoding class I SAM-dependent methyltransferase — MDDQISYDSRVLEVGCGTGQLSNYLSITGERSVFGADMCLNSLKLGFEFKEKNNLDNVCFLQMNLFRPVFKPESFDIVICNGVLHHTGDPFGGFQSILRLVKKNGFIIIGLYHTYGRLITDIRRLIFRFSDNRFKFLDPRLRDKTLSDVKRHTWFMDQYKNPHESKHTIGEVLQWFDKSGVEFINNIPKSNPLESFTPEEKLFKANPRGSRFDHFLVQLGMIFTGSKEGGFFTMIGRKKF; from the coding sequence TTGGATGATCAGATTTCATATGATTCAAGAGTTCTTGAGGTAGGATGCGGCACGGGACAGTTAAGCAACTATTTGAGCATAACCGGCGAACGGTCGGTTTTTGGCGCAGATATGTGTCTCAATTCTCTCAAGCTTGGATTTGAATTCAAGGAAAAAAACAACTTGGACAATGTGTGTTTTCTCCAAATGAATTTGTTCAGGCCGGTATTTAAACCGGAGAGCTTTGATATAGTAATATGCAATGGAGTATTGCATCACACCGGCGACCCGTTTGGCGGCTTTCAGTCAATTTTAAGACTGGTTAAAAAGAATGGTTTTATAATAATAGGGCTTTATCATACTTACGGAAGACTGATTACTGATATCAGGCGCTTGATTTTCAGGTTTTCCGATAACCGCTTCAAGTTTCTTGATCCCCGCCTAAGAGACAAAACACTAAGCGATGTAAAAAGACATACATGGTTTATGGACCAATATAAAAACCCCCATGAGTCCAAGCATACAATTGGAGAGGTATTGCAGTGGTTTGACAAAAGCGGTGTAGAATTCATTAACAATATTCCAAAGTCTAATCCACTTGAATCCTTCACACCGGAAGAAAAATTATTTAAGGCAAATCCCAGGGGCTCGCGCTTTGATCACTTTCTTGTTCAACTGGGAATGATATTCACTGGAAGTAAAGAAGGCGGATTTTTCACAATGATCGGCCGCAAGAAGTTTTGA
- the bamA gene encoding outer membrane protein assembly factor BamA, producing MINIYCDINHSKWRHSRESGNPEKNRGRILAFILLLTSCFLLPIYTYGSDTDKVIRAIEVEGLHRIEKKELIDLIDLRVGQIFNEEDLAIGIKRAFRKGIFYDIQAVSVPYDGGTKLKYVVKEIPLIKKIVIEGNKYVSSRDIKKVVPYKEGEDFREEYLNKAKTDLLNHYGRKGFPAAEVTISSEQTDKPAEVNLNIQINEGHPLIINTVDIADDLRWYFKVSEGDRFDKDEVDLQIKNLKESLKTENYFSPVAGPYEFKDGVLAVPVEKGQRLEMFFIGNYAVSSKDLEKETPFFEDGEVTDEAVQEALDRMKSVYLGEGYYYAQVAAGKRTEDEVIKLDFIIFEGKKVFLKKIDFEGTSISSEAVKSIIPLTEGKPYNDNMLAASRDSILRFYNALGYLKTDIKDIEKDFQEDGSQLLLKFIIAEGPQTKLENIQLDGNSDISSSEIENAIQLKKGSPYNLVDIGDARYRIISLYNSKGYMDARVEVESRVEEDKAFITFKVTENRPSVIGKIIISGNRQTKAKIIEREFTVTEGDTYNYEDILTTKQRLYKLGIFNEVSVSVLEPGKTEDGKLVRDMLVSLKEGNPGSVELSLGYGDYERFRASLGINYNNLGGYHRQIGLKGDFSAVKERYTFSFKEPWLFNQRDLLFTALLIKEKTRSVNLDTRDVLYKIDRMGTLLGVEKVIKKEWRATLNYEYSFVDTKDVQPGVILSREDSGTIGIGSVSPSLFYDTRDDPFDPTKGALHGIVVKFASKALLSETEFIKGTVQSSWFFPLIKRVVFALSLRGGAAYSYDTIQELPLVERFFLGGRTTVRGYSNDTLGPKGADDSPTGGNIFALGNLEFRIALGKGFGLVTFMDAGNVWQLLQDVRMKLKYTSGAGLRYKTPIGPISLDYGHKMNRDRGETSGELHFSFGHAF from the coding sequence ATGATAAATATATATTGCGACATTAATCACAGCAAATGGCGTCATTCCCGTGAAAGCGGGAATCCAGAAAAAAATAGGGGTAGAATTCTTGCCTTTATTTTACTTCTTACTTCCTGCTTCTTACTTCCTATTTATACATATGGCTCAGATACGGACAAAGTCATCAGGGCGATTGAGGTCGAGGGGCTTCACAGGATCGAGAAGAAGGAATTAATTGACCTTATCGATTTAAGGGTGGGGCAAATATTCAATGAAGAAGATCTGGCCATAGGAATAAAACGGGCCTTCAGGAAAGGCATTTTCTACGACATACAGGCAGTGTCCGTGCCTTATGACGGCGGGACCAAATTGAAGTATGTTGTTAAAGAAATACCGCTCATCAAAAAAATTGTAATAGAAGGAAATAAATATGTCTCTTCCAGGGACATTAAAAAAGTGGTCCCGTATAAAGAAGGAGAAGATTTCAGGGAAGAATATCTCAATAAGGCGAAAACGGACCTGCTCAACCATTACGGGAGAAAGGGGTTCCCTGCCGCCGAAGTCACGATCTCCTCTGAACAAACGGACAAGCCGGCGGAAGTAAACCTGAACATACAGATTAACGAGGGGCATCCCCTGATAATAAATACTGTTGACATCGCCGATGATCTGAGGTGGTATTTTAAGGTATCGGAAGGGGACAGATTTGATAAGGACGAAGTGGACCTGCAAATAAAAAATCTGAAGGAATCTTTGAAGACCGAAAATTATTTCAGCCCGGTTGCCGGCCCGTACGAATTCAAAGACGGCGTTCTTGCCGTACCTGTGGAAAAAGGGCAGAGACTCGAAATGTTTTTCATAGGTAATTACGCGGTAAGCTCGAAGGACCTCGAAAAAGAGACGCCTTTTTTTGAAGACGGGGAAGTCACTGACGAAGCGGTGCAGGAGGCGCTTGACCGGATGAAAAGCGTCTACCTGGGCGAAGGGTATTACTACGCGCAGGTCGCAGCTGGAAAGAGGACAGAGGATGAAGTTATAAAGCTCGATTTTATTATCTTTGAAGGCAAAAAGGTTTTTCTGAAGAAAATTGACTTTGAAGGGACCAGTATTTCTTCTGAGGCCGTTAAGAGCATAATTCCCCTTACTGAAGGGAAGCCATACAATGATAACATGTTGGCGGCAAGCAGGGATTCGATCCTGAGATTTTATAACGCGCTCGGATATCTCAAGACGGACATAAAAGATATAGAGAAAGATTTCCAGGAAGACGGCAGTCAATTGCTGCTTAAATTTATTATCGCGGAAGGGCCACAGACAAAGCTCGAAAATATTCAGCTTGACGGCAACAGCGATATCAGCTCTTCAGAAATTGAGAACGCGATACAGCTTAAGAAAGGGTCCCCCTACAATTTAGTTGACATAGGCGATGCGAGATACAGGATCATTTCCCTGTACAACAGTAAAGGCTATATGGACGCGCGCGTTGAGGTTGAAAGCAGGGTTGAGGAGGACAAGGCTTTTATAACTTTCAAGGTAACGGAAAACAGGCCTTCCGTCATAGGGAAGATCATCATCAGCGGGAACCGCCAGACAAAGGCGAAGATCATAGAACGGGAATTTACAGTGACTGAAGGCGATACCTATAATTATGAAGATATATTAACGACCAAACAGCGGCTATACAAGCTTGGTATCTTTAATGAAGTATCGGTAAGCGTGCTCGAACCGGGGAAGACAGAGGACGGTAAACTTGTAAGGGACATGCTCGTCTCTCTGAAAGAAGGGAATCCCGGTTCCGTGGAGCTCAGTCTCGGTTACGGCGATTACGAAAGGTTTCGCGCCTCGCTCGGGATCAACTACAATAACCTCGGTGGATATCACAGGCAGATAGGGCTCAAGGGCGATTTCAGCGCGGTCAAGGAGAGATATACATTCAGTTTCAAAGAGCCGTGGCTTTTTAACCAGCGGGACTTGTTGTTTACAGCTTTATTAATTAAAGAGAAGACGCGGTCGGTCAATCTTGACACAAGAGACGTGCTGTACAAGATTGACAGGATGGGCACGCTTTTAGGCGTGGAAAAAGTGATAAAAAAAGAATGGAGGGCGACCCTGAACTATGAGTATTCTTTTGTTGACACCAAGGACGTTCAGCCCGGCGTAATATTGAGCCGTGAAGATTCCGGGACAATCGGCATAGGCAGCGTTTCACCTTCATTATTTTATGACACGCGGGACGACCCTTTTGATCCAACCAAGGGGGCATTACACGGCATTGTTGTCAAGTTTGCCTCAAAGGCCCTGCTCTCGGAGACCGAATTTATAAAAGGCACAGTCCAAAGCTCATGGTTTTTCCCATTAATAAAAAGGGTCGTGTTCGCGCTTTCACTAAGGGGCGGAGCTGCTTACAGTTATGACACCATTCAGGAGCTGCCCCTTGTCGAAAGATTTTTTCTTGGCGGAAGGACAACGGTCAGGGGATACAGCAATGACACCCTCGGGCCAAAAGGCGCTGACGATTCGCCGACAGGCGGCAACATCTTCGCCCTTGGAAACCTCGAATTCAGGATAGCGCTCGGGAAAGGGTTCGGGCTTGTGACATTTATGGATGCGGGCAACGTGTGGCAGCTGCTCCAGGATGTGCGCATGAAATTAAAATATACCTCCGGCGCGGGACTGAGATATAAAACACCTATCGGCCCGATCAGTTTAGACTACGGGCATAAAATGAACAGGGACCGTGGAGAAACTTCAGGAGAACTCCACTTCAGCTTTGGACATGCGTTCTAA
- a CDS encoding N-acetyltransferase, producing the protein MSKKTSSTYQFRKATIKDVKAIHVLVNQFARKEEMLPRSLNEIYENIRDFFICLDDGKIVGAAALHILWEDLAEVRSVAVASNYQRKGIGGKLVKKCLKDAEELGVEKVFALTYHPGFFKELGFHDVDKDALPQKIWGECLKCHKFPECNELAVIKELG; encoded by the coding sequence ATGAGTAAAAAAACTTCAAGCACATACCAGTTCAGGAAAGCCACCATCAAAGACGTCAAGGCAATACATGTCCTTGTAAATCAATTCGCAAGGAAGGAAGAAATGCTCCCGCGCTCCTTGAATGAGATTTACGAGAACATACGCGATTTCTTCATCTGTCTTGATGACGGGAAGATCGTCGGGGCCGCCGCGCTTCACATCCTGTGGGAAGACCTTGCCGAGGTGAGATCAGTTGCCGTGGCAAGCAATTATCAGCGCAAAGGCATAGGCGGGAAGCTGGTAAAGAAATGCCTGAAAGATGCTGAAGAGCTCGGCGTGGAAAAAGTATTTGCCCTCACCTATCATCCGGGCTTCTTCAAGGAATTGGGATTTCATGACGTCGACAAAGACGCCCTCCCCCAGAAGATCTGGGGCGAATGTCTCAAATGCCATAAGTTTCCAGAATGCAATGAGTTGGCTGTGATAAAGGAATTAGGGTAG
- a CDS encoding ABC transporter substrate-binding protein: MGLKIKAHKAIVVVLFAMLLAAPGQPAFAKSIGVIMTADTQYYRDISKVLGDALGKDVEIIVQKPQPDPMSWTNAARKVVGAGASVIVTLGAPATLTTMKETSDVPIIFGGVYDPDSMNMTGKNATGMSSSVPIDKVIKQLSEISKFAKLGIIFSKSEKDTIIQIRDIKKNEAAVGFESVMFSVTDQVNKDEIKGVNALLLTTCGVGMMNIKNVVDIARRDKIPTAALMSGGENTGIILTFSADPKEQGEGIAEIVKKVLGGAKPADLAVKQPKQIQVILNLKEAKAIGLSIPASVQGAASKVIE; this comes from the coding sequence ATGGGGTTAAAAATTAAAGCGCATAAGGCCATTGTCGTAGTTTTGTTTGCCATGCTCCTTGCGGCGCCGGGACAGCCGGCTTTTGCAAAGAGTATCGGAGTGATAATGACGGCGGACACTCAATATTACAGGGACATCAGCAAGGTCCTTGGCGACGCCCTGGGAAAAGACGTAGAGATTATCGTCCAGAAACCCCAGCCTGACCCCATGTCATGGACTAACGCGGCAAGAAAGGTTGTCGGCGCAGGGGCGAGCGTTATTGTTACCCTCGGCGCGCCCGCTACATTGACAACAATGAAGGAGACTTCCGATGTGCCCATTATATTCGGCGGTGTTTATGACCCCGATTCCATGAATATGACAGGAAAGAATGCCACGGGAATGAGCTCATCCGTTCCGATAGATAAGGTCATCAAGCAATTGAGCGAGATATCGAAATTCGCAAAATTAGGGATCATATTCAGTAAATCGGAAAAAGACACGATAATTCAGATTCGCGATATCAAAAAAAACGAGGCTGCCGTCGGTTTTGAATCAGTTATGTTCAGTGTAACGGACCAGGTCAACAAGGATGAAATAAAAGGTGTGAACGCGCTGCTTCTGACGACATGCGGCGTGGGCATGATGAATATAAAGAACGTTGTAGACATAGCGCGCAGGGACAAAATCCCAACAGCCGCCTTAATGAGCGGCGGAGAAAATACGGGGATCATTTTGACTTTCTCCGCGGACCCCAAAGAGCAGGGCGAAGGGATAGCTGAAATAGTGAAAAAGGTACTCGGCGGCGCTAAACCTGCCGACCTGGCTGTGAAACAGCCGAAGCAAATCCAGGTAATTTTAAACCTCAAGGAGGCGAAGGCCATAGGTCTAAGTATCCCTGCGAGCGTGCAGGGGGCTGCGTCAAAAGTTATAGAATGA
- a CDS encoding carbamoyltransferase: MYILGISAFYHDAAACLINEGEIVAAAHEERFTRKKHDASFPSNAIKYCLKHKDLALNEIDAIVFYDKPLLKFERLLETYYAFAPSGLKSFLEAMPVWVKEKLFLKKLIYEELTKIENIDKNKLKPLFTEHHLSHAASAFFPSPFAEAAILTIDGVGEWATASISYGKDNNITILKELRFPHSLGLLYTAFTYFLGFKVNSGEYKLMGLAPYGDPASQNVKKYMDIIYSNLIEVKEDGSIWLNQEYFDYATGLKMVKDEKFEKLLGLPRRKPETEILQDHCDMALAIQNITEDIVLKMANEARRLTDSKYLCLAGGVALNCVANGKLLKAGIFDDIWIQPASGDAGGSLGAAYAAYHMYFNKPRYADGVHDKMQGSYLGPEFSNFEIEQTIKKYNAVYEFYNDIESLCDKTAELLGKGHVVGWFQGRMEWGPRALGNRSILGDARNPEMQKRLNLKIKYRESFRPFAPAVLYEDEKEYFEINHPSPYMLLISDVNVKRRKPFPEGYSSLPLKEKLYHLRSDIPAITHLDYSARLQTVHKETNPKFWKLLKAFKERTGYGLIVNTSFNVRGEPIVCTPEDAYKCFMKTDMDYLVIERFLFRKKKKNIYED; the protein is encoded by the coding sequence ATGTACATTTTAGGCATATCCGCTTTTTATCATGATGCTGCCGCCTGTTTGATAAATGAAGGTGAAATAGTTGCCGCAGCGCATGAGGAAAGGTTCACAAGGAAAAAGCATGATGCCTCTTTTCCTTCAAATGCCATTAAGTACTGTTTGAAACATAAGGACCTGGCCCTGAATGAAATCGACGCTATAGTTTTTTATGACAAGCCTCTTTTAAAGTTTGAAAGGCTGCTGGAAACCTATTATGCATTTGCCCCGAGTGGATTGAAATCATTTCTGGAAGCCATGCCTGTTTGGGTAAAAGAGAAACTCTTTTTGAAGAAACTTATATATGAAGAACTGACAAAAATTGAGAATATAGACAAGAATAAGTTAAAACCCTTGTTTACAGAACACCACTTATCACATGCTGCAAGCGCTTTTTTCCCGTCTCCCTTTGCAGAAGCTGCTATATTGACTATAGACGGGGTTGGTGAATGGGCCACCGCCTCCATCTCTTATGGAAAAGACAACAATATAACAATACTGAAAGAGCTCAGGTTTCCCCATTCCCTTGGCCTTCTTTACACTGCCTTTACTTATTTTTTAGGGTTTAAGGTAAACTCCGGAGAGTATAAGCTTATGGGTCTTGCGCCTTATGGAGATCCCGCATCACAAAATGTCAAAAAATACATGGATATAATTTACTCAAATTTAATAGAAGTCAAGGAAGACGGCTCTATATGGTTAAACCAGGAATATTTTGATTATGCAACCGGTTTGAAAATGGTAAAGGATGAGAAGTTTGAAAAGCTTTTGGGTTTACCAAGGCGGAAGCCGGAAACAGAAATATTGCAGGACCATTGTGATATGGCGCTTGCAATTCAGAACATTACTGAAGATATAGTTTTGAAGATGGCTAACGAGGCCAGGAGATTGACTGATTCAAAATACCTGTGTTTGGCAGGAGGTGTGGCCCTGAATTGCGTGGCTAATGGAAAGCTTCTCAAGGCCGGAATTTTTGACGATATATGGATTCAACCGGCTTCCGGAGATGCCGGGGGTTCTCTTGGAGCCGCGTACGCTGCATATCACATGTATTTCAACAAACCAAGATATGCGGATGGAGTGCATGATAAAATGCAGGGTTCTTATCTTGGGCCGGAATTTTCAAACTTTGAAATAGAACAAACGATTAAGAAGTATAACGCGGTGTATGAATTTTATAATGACATTGAAAGCCTCTGTGATAAGACTGCGGAGCTTTTAGGCAAAGGTCATGTGGTGGGATGGTTCCAGGGAAGAATGGAGTGGGGGCCGAGGGCATTGGGTAACAGAAGTATTTTGGGAGATGCAAGAAACCCGGAGATGCAAAAGAGATTGAACCTGAAGATAAAATACAGAGAGAGCTTCAGGCCTTTCGCTCCAGCGGTGCTATATGAAGATGAAAAGGAATATTTTGAAATAAACCATCCGTCTCCATACATGCTTTTAATTTCGGATGTTAATGTGAAAAGGAGAAAGCCATTTCCGGAAGGATATAGCTCTTTGCCGTTGAAAGAGAAATTGTACCACCTGCGTTCGGATATACCGGCAATAACGCATTTGGATTATTCTGCCAGACTTCAGACTGTTCACAAAGAGACAAATCCAAAGTTCTGGAAGCTGCTCAAAGCTTTTAAGGAAAGAACCGGGTATGGCCTTATTGTCAATACAAGTTTTAATGTGAGAGGAGAGCCTATTGTATGCACCCCTGAAGATGCGTATAAGTGCTTTATGAAGACAGACATGGATTACTTAGTAATTGAAAGATTCTTGTTCAGGAAAAAGAAAAAAAATATATATGAAGATTAA
- a CDS encoding HAMP domain-containing protein — protein MKNSTSFNNISKKFLVPTLTLAIILFCGLGIFMIQKDKSSILSMMDSKGESVTGFVTKLSADYFAIFDFNDFEKFVKALQSDPDVAFAVFYNNNKKPMTSIDKMPKDTSSLIIYDREIKDESGNILGYLKLGYNKEHLNKSINNSIMIIAASTIVALCILAFGIIFLVRTIITRRVQATVEMLKDIAQGDGDLRKHLHADTGDELGELAKWFNIFIDNIREIIATVQANAERVSVASTELSSTAESLSRGSSDQKLQTEQIATAMTQMSQSITGIVQNAGESTRASKDASTLASKGMEVVERTVKGMEKIAETVKDTSGIIEKLGKSSDEIGNILKVINDIAEQTNLLALNAAIEAARAGENGRGFAVVANEVKKLAESTGVATKEISEMIKKIQVDTEKSVTAMNTGKTEVENGVKLAEEAKNSLYQIVSTSEKAANTVRMISQAAEEQSVSTEQVSQNMENILLVTNQSSEATSNIKMSSDELEKLSLELRNKIGLFKV, from the coding sequence ATGAAAAATTCAACTTCTTTTAACAACATAAGTAAAAAATTCCTCGTGCCGACATTGACGCTGGCGATTATTCTCTTTTGCGGCCTGGGGATATTCATGATCCAGAAAGACAAATCATCTATCCTGTCTATGATGGATTCAAAAGGTGAGTCCGTGACAGGGTTTGTTACCAAATTAAGCGCGGACTACTTCGCCATTTTCGATTTCAATGACTTTGAAAAATTCGTCAAGGCGCTGCAGAGCGATCCCGATGTGGCGTTTGCCGTTTTCTACAACAATAATAAGAAACCCATGACCTCAATTGATAAAATGCCGAAAGACACTTCTTCCCTGATAATATATGACCGTGAAATCAAGGATGAGAGCGGTAATATCCTGGGGTACCTGAAGCTCGGTTATAACAAAGAACATCTTAACAAAAGCATAAACAACAGCATCATGATAATCGCCGCAAGCACCATCGTTGCCTTGTGCATTCTTGCGTTTGGGATCATATTCCTTGTCCGAACAATCATAACCCGCAGGGTTCAGGCCACTGTGGAAATGCTCAAAGACATTGCCCAGGGCGATGGCGATTTAAGAAAACACCTTCACGCGGACACCGGGGATGAGCTTGGGGAGCTGGCGAAGTGGTTTAATATTTTCATTGACAATATCAGGGAAATAATCGCTACTGTCCAGGCAAACGCCGAAAGGGTCTCAGTTGCAAGCACCGAGCTTTCATCTACGGCGGAGAGTTTAAGCAGGGGCTCCAGCGATCAGAAATTGCAGACAGAGCAGATTGCCACTGCGATGACACAGATGTCCCAGAGCATTACCGGGATAGTCCAGAATGCGGGCGAATCTACAAGGGCCTCAAAAGACGCGTCAACTCTTGCCAGTAAAGGCATGGAGGTGGTTGAGAGAACGGTCAAAGGCATGGAGAAAATAGCTGAGACCGTTAAAGATACATCCGGCATCATAGAAAAGCTCGGCAAAAGCTCAGATGAGATCGGAAATATCCTGAAGGTCATCAATGATATCGCGGAACAGACAAATCTGCTTGCGCTTAATGCCGCGATCGAGGCTGCAAGGGCCGGAGAAAACGGGAGGGGCTTTGCCGTGGTCGCAAATGAAGTTAAAAAGCTCGCTGAGAGCACCGGCGTGGCAACAAAAGAAATTTCAGAGATGATAAAGAAGATACAGGTAGACACGGAAAAGTCTGTTACAGCCATGAACACGGGAAAAACAGAAGTTGAAAACGGCGTTAAGCTTGCGGAAGAAGCAAAAAATTCCCTGTACCAGATCGTTTCGACTTCTGAAAAAGCGGCCAATACAGTCCGGATGATATCGCAGGCCGCGGAAGAGCAGTCCGTGAGCACGGAACAGGTTTCACAGAATATGGAGAACATCCTGCTTGTTACAAACCAGTCTTCAGAGGCAACAAGCAATATCAAAATGTCCTCGGATGAGCTTGAAAAACTTTCATTGGAGCTTAGAAATAAGATCGGCCTCTTTAAGGTATAA